From Halichondria panicea chromosome 12, odHalPani1.1, whole genome shotgun sequence, a single genomic window includes:
- the LOC135344967 gene encoding uncharacterized protein LOC135344967: MNTDSDSTDSAFEYDIKMNGKSFEVTDREGQSALVPGVTATKPPVESSSRPFTNYKTPCFETEVEIPKSTRTTSSMVAKGGTPVQEMERHGDHQSIPVYSIQAERSRSTSSSDEETPLLSTLLRRPRNIGICRQSSLKSCLTTGLLIIIGILLISIFGSMIWVKSTKPEPIFKGVDVDNEDTVLVDFFDTFLYKEIEISKAEDSHCPDCKVEIYSFYPDDIIVDDNYYNISADSLTTTHDDILLSPNYFISNSKIKVSVTFYPQKDQNTTVEFLLFNDLELYEPFQRGEKPNPYQIYPVQVNEKEKTFSIVIVVANTGYFFLGIRPSDSPVTFGFQITVQQIYYSRKDFPSLTCLLESTKSCTIRFTVSHTDEYTDTLKTCIFVYSIPPPNFPKSYYVSLEYNVYRGFWNTWSIGLVSGIGVSSLCVSVLCCYYIFCLCNCARAHKRKF; the protein is encoded by the exons ATGAACACAGACAGTGATAGTACTGATTCAGCTTTTGAGTATGATATAAAAATGAATGGTAAGTCTTTTGAGGTAACTGACAGGGAAGGCCAGTCAGCACTAGTGCCAGGAGTGACTGCTACCAAACCTCCTGTCGAGAGCTCGTCAAGACCATTTACGAATTACAAGACACCATGTTTTGAAACTGAAGTCGAAATACCAAAATCTACGCGCACTACAAGTAGTATGGTGGCAaaag GTGGAACCCCCGTTCAAGAAATGGAGCGTCATGGCGACCATCAATCCATTCCAGTCTACTCTATACAGGCAGAAAGGTCTCGTAGTACCTCATCAAGTG ATGAGGAGACGCCGCTATTAAGTACACTGCTAAGACGACCAAGAAATATAG GTATATGCAGACAATCCTCTCTTAAGAGCTGTCTAACCACTGGCTTACTCATAATAATAGGAATATTACTGATTAGCATTTTTGGCTCGATGATTTGGGTAAAATCAACAAAACCAGAGCCGATATTTAAAGGAGTTGATGTCGACAACGAGGATACTGTTCTGGTTGACTTCTTTGACACGTTTCTCTATAAAGAAATCGAAATTTCTAAAGCTGAGGATAGTCATTGTCCTGATTGCAAAGTGGAAATATATTCGTTTTATCCCGACGATATAATTGTTGATGATAATTACTACAACATTTCAGCCGATAGTTTGACTACTACACATGATGACATTTTGTTATCACCGAATTACTTCATATCTAATTCTAAAATCAAAGTATCTGTGACATTCTATCCGCAAAAGGACCAAAACACCACGGTCGAATTTCTGCTCTTCAATGATCTAGAGTTGTACGAGCCGTTTCAAAGAGGAGAAAAACCTAACCCTTATCAAATATATCCTGTTCAAGTTAACGAAAAAGAAAAAACTTTCTCAATAGTGATAGTGGTTGCCAACACTGGTTACTTTTTTCTTGGAATCAGACCATCAGATTCGCCAGTTACATTCGGGTTCCAAATAACTGTTCAACAGATCTACTATTCGAGAAAAGATTTTCCATCTCTAACGTGTCTACTAGAATCGACAAAATCTTGCACAATACGATTTACTGTGAGTCATACTGACGAATATACGGACACACTCAAAACATGTATTTTTGTTTATTCTATTCCACCGCCTAATTTCCCCAAGTCATATTACGTCAGTTTAGAGTACAATGTGTATCGTGGATTCTGGAACACTTGGTCAATTGGTCTAGTATCAGGTATTGGCGTATCTTCCCTTTGTGTGTCAGTTCTGTGCTGTTACTACATTTTTTGTCTATGTAACTGCGCACGGGCTCACAAAAGAAAATTTTAG
- the LOC135344961 gene encoding uncharacterized protein LOC135344961, whose protein sequence is MENNGNENPESYKKQSGFPPGQNELGCDSPKDKLQRSQVEKASDHSPGCDALTYFHKEKDFEEKHSLIEMRQKKVSIVLAPISDDAKKYIHSTIDTVIQHKHNKHCLGVLLLIHNDTAPPAMTNFKVLDGMGKGVEKLKIEFEKLGFAVVWLKNPTSAEVKASMDYLSSEEVITTIPESFKFFGVYVTCHGNNRTFFTKDGSMSYDSIASVAKRDNLQKKLQLFLFIFDCCRSSPATDVAAYPDGKISEGEPSLPESNMDPNTMILYAQSGGGTTWGPGDGITYMAHDLLDLIGTDIHLVSLPTKLRKRNNKRPLPLTMILPSHDTLCKEFILVKERDDKMAPRLKELVVFSGDGAVAELHVNPRPSVNSAHFEHEEFDVQMRPGSTENWLSLKIYGETSRKYMSSSCSAASIGSSPSSSTDGKVILTAVLPVDHRTRVSNAEFRVISKMSGGLCLPSNVAVVALPEISQPKITKTIVCLKDCHPLELQTAWRLENKLSLQLSKFLVHVFKNGTEVHTTEILAERNKAEYSVTFVVPEVIKSETGDTYEVCVEAEREHDKKRIPSICMKAPRPEKHFPSLKEVQISEDGATATATVSFESVLDDETLNEQQYNLEMKVENEQEWKTLTKFQNSTLSEPVPINIGRQSPIALQESASFALRQPATPDLCPPVARSTSIDSTDAHRMTLTALLPLDRKKCGVKFRVISERHNSLSIPSSSSPIIDLEEIAQPKITETTVCLKDCHPLELETVWRLENKLSLQLSKFLVHVFKNGTEVHTTEIPAERNKAEYSATFFVSEVIKSETDDTYEVCVEAEREHDKKRIPSIRMKAPRPEKHFPSLKEVRISEDGATATATVSFESVLDDETLNEQQYNLEMKVENEQEWKTLTKLQNSILSEPVPINIGRQSPIALKESASFALRQPATPNLCSPVARSTSIDSTDAHRMTLTALLPLDRKKCGVKFRVISERHNSLSIPSSSSPIIDLEEIAKPQVQEDGHVRFYNCRSPMATGKWKIQTPLSVQLSKFTVRIYRGDEEVALCFEDVPYKRDEVDYCFEIPIAELTQKVDRVNQYAVCIEATRTDDSVIKSDKVDLTTKPELCYNIWTRKCVCYVAAIFALIIGVTLATILIIDINPHYLKSDIPWAPANLVSEIPKPPRDSLSSPFRTTDFTQEIVERKKNDELTIYCAEIEIKRLNNHQKVKYKLSFNQFNQNLTETTALLPLSLANPTAYYVLSQSKLSVYLCLSDGEVHPLSVKLLLYKRIDQSWEPENNVVVASQNVTFNSSSCANTTVIAPESTVVYLALSSPDSVSFKSITGNVKQFYYDETSLDIVNVSNIVSEEHPKIISGSSSKKLVCYVWGGFDDDSNIFYEIIFLRVPVVWKNWTPSVFILVCICLLFSLCVCIVFSCSFAARRRHVTHNYTLV, encoded by the exons ATGGAAAATAATGGCAATGAAAATCCTGAGTCATACAAAAAGCAATCAG GCTTCCCTCCTGGGCAGAATGAATTAGGATGTGATAGTCCAAAAGATAAATTACAGAGGAGTCAAGTGGAGAAAGCAAGCGACCATAGcccag GCTGTGATGCTCTAACATATTTTCACAAGGAGAAGGATTTTGAAG AAAAGCACAGCTTGATTGAGATGCGACAGAAGAAAGTATCTATAGTTTTGGCCCCTATATCTGATGATGCAAAAAAATACA TTCATTCCACTATTGATACTGTCATCCAGCACAAGCATAACAAACACTGCCTCGGTGTTCTACTCCTCATTCACAATGACACTGCTCCACCGGCAATGACCAATTTTAAGGTATTAGATGGAATGGGCAAGGGTGTGGAAAAACTGAAGATTGAATTCGAAAAACTTGGCTTTGCTGTTGTTTGGCTCAAAAACCCAACATCTGCAGAGGTGAAAGCTTCAATGGATTATCTTTCATCAGAAGAAGTCATCACAACAATCCCAGAGTCGTTTAAATTCTTTGGAGTGTACGTCACATGCCATGGAAACAATCGTACCTTCTTCACAAAGGATGGATCTATGTCCTACGACTCAATTGCCAGTGTGGCAAAAAGGGACAATCTTCAGAAAAAGCTCCAACTTTTTCTCTTCATATTTGATTGTTGCAGAAGTAGTCCCGCAACTGATGTCGCTGCATACCCTGACGGTAAAATAAGTGAAGGTGAACCTAGCCTGCCGGAGAGCAACATGGATCCGAACACGATGATCCTGTATGCGCAGTCGGGGGGAGGTACTACTTGGGGTCCAGGAGATGGAATTACGTACATGGCTCATGACCTGCTGGACCTCATTGGTACTGACATCCATCTGGTGTCTCTGCCAACTAAGCTTCGAAAGAGGAATAATAAAAGGCCCTTGCCATTGACGATGATTTTGCCTTCTCATGACACTCTATGTAAAGAATTCATTCTTGTCAAAGAGAGAGATGACAAAA TGGCCCCTCGTCTGAAGGAACTAGTGGTTTTCTCTGGCGATGGTGCTGTAGCTGAGCTGCATGTCAACCCTCGTCCATCTGTCAACTCGGCACACTTTGAACACGAGGAATTTGACGTACAGATGAGGCCAGGCAGCACTGAAAACTGGCTTTCTCTGAAGATATACGGAGAGACCTCCAGAAAATATATGAGCAGCTCATGTAGCGCAGCATCAATTGGTTCCTCACCATCCTCTAGCACCGATGGCAAAGTTATCCTTACGGCTGTGCTGCCAGTTGATCACCGAACTAGAGTCTCGAATGCTGAGTTCAGAGTTATTTCCAAGATGTCTGGGGGGCTATGCTTGCCTTCCAATGTTGCAGTGGTTGCTCTACCTGAAATCT CACAGCCAAAGATAACCAAGACGATCGTTTGTCTAAAGGATTGCCACCCTCTGGAGCTCCAAACAGCATGGCGTCTGGAAAACAAACTCTCACTCCAGCTATCTAAATTCTTGGTGCATGTCTTCAAAAATGGTACTGAAGTGCACACAACCGAAATACTTGCTGAACGCAACAAAGCGGAGTACTCCGTAACATTTGTTGTTCCAGAAGTGATTAAAAGTGAGACCGGTGATACATacgaggtgtgtgtggaggcaGAACGTGAGCATGACAAGAAGAGAATCCCCAGCATTTGTATGAAGGCTCCCAGGCCGGAAAAAC ATTTTCCTAGCCTGAAAGAAGTTCAAATTTCTGAAGATGGTGCCACAGCGACTGCAACAGTTTCGTTCGAGTCTGTTCTAGATGATGAGACGCTCAATGAACAGCAGTATAACCTTGAAATGAAGGTCGAAAACGAACAAGAGTGGAAAACGCTAACAAAATTTCAAAATTCCACTCTGAGTGAACCGGTTCCGATTAATATTGGACGTCAATCTCCGATTGCTCTCCAAGAGTCCGCATCTTTTGCCCTTAGGCAACCAGCCACACCCGATCTCTGCCCTCCCGTGGCACGCAGCACTTCGATTGACAGCACCGATGCTCACAGAATGACTCTCACTGCACTGCTTCCATTGGATCGAAAGAAATGCGGAGTAAAATTTCGGGTTATCTCTGAACGACACAACAGTCTATCGATTCCCTCGAGCTCAAGTCCTATTATAGATTTGGAGGAGATTG CACAGCCAAAGATAACCGAGACAACCGTTTGTCTCAAGGATTGCCACCCTCTGGAGCTCGAAACAGTATGGCGTCTGGAAAACAAACTATCACTCCAGCTATCTAAATTCTTGGTGCATGTCTTCAAAAATGGTACTGAAGTGCACACAACCGAAATACCTGCTGAACGCAACAAAGCGGAGTACTCTGCAACATTTTTTGTTTCAGAAGTGATTAAAAGTGAGACCGATGATACGTacgaggtgtgtgtggaggcaGAACGTGAGCATGACAAGAAGAGAATCCCCAGCATTCGTATGAAGGCTCCCAGGCCGGAAAAAC ATTTTCCTAGCCTAAAAGAAGTTCGAATTTCTGAAGATGGTGCCACAGCGACTGCAACAGTTTCGTTCGAGTCTGTTCTAGATGATGAGACGCTCAATGAACAGCAGTATAACCTTGAAATGAAGGTCGAAAACGAACAAGAGTGGAAAACGCTAACAAAACTTCAAAATTCCATTCTGAGTGAGCCGGTTCCAATTAATATTGGACGTCAATCTCCGATTGCTCTCAAAGAGTCCGCATCTTTTGCCCTTAGGCAACCAGCCACACCCAATCTCTGCTCTCCCGTGGCACGCAGCACTTCGATTGACAGCACCGATGCTCACAGAATGACTCTCACTGCACTGCTTCCATTGGATCGAAAGAAATGCGGAGTAAAATTTCGGGTTATCTCTGAACGACACAACAGTCTATCGATTCCCTCGAGCTCAAGTCCTATTATAGATTTGGAGGAGATTG CCAAACCACAGGTTCAGGAGGATGGCCATGTTCGTTTCTACAATTGCCGCTCACCGATGGCCACTGGTAAATGGAAAATTCAAACACCATTGAGCGTTCAACTTTCAAAGTTCACCGTTCGCATTTACAGAGGGGATGAAGAAGTGGCATTGTGTTTCGAAGATGTTCCATACAAACGTGACGAAGTTGACTACTGTTTTGAAATCCCTATTGCTGAATTAACCCAGAAAGTGGATCGAGTAAACCAATATGCTGTCTGCATTGAAGCAACTCGTACAGATGATAGTGTGATTAAGAGTGATAAAGTTGATTTGACTACAAAACCAG AATTGTGCTACAATATATGGACTCGCAAGTGTGTCTGCTACGTGGCAGCCATCTTTGCTCTCATTATTGGGGTTACGCTTGCAACAATACTGATAATTGACATTAACCCACATTATCTCAAATCTGACATCCCCTGGGCCCCGGCTAATCTAGTCTCGGAAATCCCCAAGCCCCCTAGAGATTCCCTGAGCTCGCCGTTTAGGACAACTGATTTTACCCAAGAGATTGTTGAGAGAAAAAAAAATGATGAATTGACGATTTACTGTGCAGAAATTGAGATCAAACGTTTGAATAACCATCAAAAAGTGAAGTACAAATTGTCATTCAATCAATTCAATCAAAACCTCACCGAAACCACAGCGCTTTTacctctgtctctagctaatcCCACAGCGTATTACGTCCTCTCACAGTCAAAGTTGTCTGTTTATCTTTGCCTTTCAGACGGAGAGGTGCATCCTCTATCAGTCAAGCTTCTTCTTTACAAAAGAATAGACCAAAGTTGGGAACCAGAAAATAATGTGGTCGTAGCTAGTCAAAATGTTACCTTTAATAGCAGTTCATGTGCCAACACTACAGTGATTGCCCCTGAAAGTACAGTTGTGTACCTGGCCCTGTCATCGCCCGATAGTGTGAGCTTTAAAAGCATTACAGGTAATGTGAAACAATTCTACTATGATGAAACATCACTAGATATCGTGAACGTTTCCAATATTGTGTCAGAAGAACATCCAAAGATAATTTCCGGCTCTTCGAGTAAGAAACTTGTTTGTTATGTGTGGGGAGGATTCGACGACGATTCGAACATTTTCTATGAAATAATTTTTTTACGTGTCCCTGTCGTGTGGAAGAATTGGACACCTTCAGTTTTTATTCTGGTTTGTATTTGTCTACTATTTTCACTGTGTGTTTGTATTGTTTTTAGTTGTAGCTTTGCAGCTCGTAGGAGACAtgtaactcataattatacactagtctag
- the LOC135344966 gene encoding uncharacterized protein LOC135344966 isoform X1 — protein sequence MDYKDDESTSVGLLDSDSALFESDDIRLRTKSLEVTDTRQGQSALVPGRSAVTTPGEDVAKVKPFTSYKVSHNVEFEAKNHTTTGPIKAGDVFPVQEVTRPHNSVRVYPSQSENLHSVGTTETELEPLLKKNNKLKSGLKCWKLIVLVVFFGNAAALITFGSILIRISTVPGTISQIIEVENQNMVLLDYFDTYYYNKITIEESKHNRCPACTVEVYSFYPENLIVDDNYFNISSGNVTATRDDVILSPYYFISGSKVKLTAIFFPTRTQNTTIEFVLYNNLQQYEAFQRGDKPDAYETYPIQVNEKEKTYSLSLTIVNTGYYFIGLRPDSPVNLQFTVIVHQIHYSRDNFPPPVCVLTSTDSCTVPFTPSSTDTYTDTLKTCVLVYSIPPHEVAESYYVTLEYNVYRGFWNMYTIILLSLVCLSALCVLLLCFYCACSCVCSGVKARNKKNYNYLTIN from the exons ATGGATTACAAAGATGATGAAAGCACTAGTGTTGGACTCCTGGACAGTGACTCGGCATTGTTTGAATCAGATGACATCAGACTGAGAACTAAGTCCCTAGAAGTTACTGACACCAGACAAGGACAATCAGCACTTGTGCCTGGCCGATCTGCTGTAACAACTCCTGGTGAAGACGTGGCCAAAGTTAAACCATTCACTTCCTACAAAGTATCGCATAATGTCGAGTTTGAAGCTAAAAATCACACAACAACTGGACCTATAAAAGCTGGAGACG TTTTTCCAGTACAAGAGGTGACTCGACCTCATAACTCAGTCAGAGTGTACCCCTCTCAATCTGAGAACTTACACAGTGTAGGTACAACAGAAACTG AACTGGAACCATTGCTGAAGAAAAATAACAAAT TAAAAAGTGGACTAAAGTGTTGGAAACTTATCGTTCTGGTGGTTTTCTTTGGAAATGCAGCTGCTCTAATAACATTTGGCTCAATATTGATACGTATATCGACTGTTCCAGGTACAATTTCTCAAATAATCGAAGTCGAAAATCAAAATATGGTGTTGTTGGATTATTTCGATACATATTACTATAATAAAATCACTATTGAAGAATCGAAACACAATCGTTGTCCTGCGTGTACAGTTGAGGTATATTCATTCTACCCTGAAAATTTAATCGTGGacgataattattttaacATCTCATCAGGTAACGTAACGGCTACACGCGATGACGTGATTTTATCACCTTATTATTTCATATCCGGCTCCAAAGTGAAATTAACAGCAATTTTTTTCCCGACTAGAAcccaaaacacaacaatagaATTTGTTCTGTACAACAATCTGCAACAGTATGAAGCTTTCCAAAGAGGTGATAAACCTGATGCTTATGAAACGTACCCAATACAAGTTAACGAAAAAGAAAAAACATATTCACTTTCTTTAACAATTGTTAACACTGGTTACTACTTTATTGGACTCAGGCCTGATTCTCCTGTCAACTTACAATTTACAGTTATCGTCCATCAAATCCACTACTCAAGAGACAATTTCCCACCCCCTGTATGTGTACTAACATCTACTGATTCCTGCACCGTACCTTTCACACCGAGCTCAACTGATACTTACACTGACACGCTGAAAACTTGTGTTTTAGTTTATTCCATTCCTCCCCACGAAGTGGCTGAATCGTACTATGTGACTTTAGAGTACAACGTATACCGTGGGTTCTGGAacatgtatactattataCTACTGTCACTCGTGTGTCTATCTGCTTTGTGTGTACTTTTGCTATGCTTCTATTGTGCTTGCTCGTGTGTATGTAGTGGTGTGAAAGCTAGAAACAAGAAAAACTATAACTATCTTACTATCAACTAA
- the LOC135344966 gene encoding uncharacterized protein LOC135344966 isoform X2 — protein sequence MDYKDDESTSVGLLDSDSALFESDDIRLRTKSLEVTDTRQGQSALVPGRSAVTTPGEDVAKVKPFTSYKVSHNVEFEAKNHTTTGPIKAGDVFPVQEVTRPHNSVRVYPSQSENLHSVGTTETAGYLTIRGPSQGNSSSSYIHHKP from the exons ATGGATTACAAAGATGATGAAAGCACTAGTGTTGGACTCCTGGACAGTGACTCGGCATTGTTTGAATCAGATGACATCAGACTGAGAACTAAGTCCCTAGAAGTTACTGACACCAGACAAGGACAATCAGCACTTGTGCCTGGCCGATCTGCTGTAACAACTCCTGGTGAAGACGTGGCCAAAGTTAAACCATTCACTTCCTACAAAGTATCGCATAATGTCGAGTTTGAAGCTAAAAATCACACAACAACTGGACCTATAAAAGCTGGAGACG TTTTTCCAGTACAAGAGGTGACTCGACCTCATAACTCAGTCAGAGTGTACCCCTCTCAATCTGAGAACTTACACAGTGTAGGTACAACAGAAACTG CTGGCTATCTCACAATAAGGGGACCTTCCCAGGGAAATTCCTCTTCTAGTTACATACACCACAAACCCTAA
- the LOC135344970 gene encoding uncharacterized protein LOC135344970: protein MFEGHENSKVVRYDLLALQGETFLLVGKLMTMGITQGGSGFSFFGSSLYAYLCGVKICDIDIPDEEVPNTNVRILIQKINDAADDKDLKDCIFDECDTIVNAGYSKPLFTSTQADKVEIVKTLKLYYTLLESLAEINQLKEGLQVNGVGEALVKYPELMRPLFVHNNTQVLTAETMKAMFKITHFSPKGSNDLAKEEATYMLFVDFLYDCECVEGDSEDSVSLKTILSFTTGSESVPPMGFDNSLGLRFNDTNVFPTSSTCALELTLPSKYYNNPEEFKKKWYMV, encoded by the exons ATGTTTGAGGGCCATGAGAACAGTAAGGTTGTGCGGTACGATTTATTGGCTTTGCAG GGTGAGACGTTTCTTCTCGTAGGAAAATTGATGACCATGGGAATCACTCAGGGTGGTAGTGGTTTCTCCTTTTTTGGAAGTAGTCTCTACGCATACTTGTGTGGTGTTAAAATCTGTGATATTGACATACCTGATGAAGAAGTACCAAATACTAACGTCCGGATCCTTATTCAGaag ATCAATGATGCTGCTGATGACAAAGACCTAAAAGATTGTATCTTTGATGAATGTGACACCATTGTGAATGCCGGGTACAGCAAGCCACTTTTTACCTCGACGCAAGCAGACAAAGTTGAGATAGTGAAGACACTAAAACTCTACTACACTCTTCTCGAGTCTTTAGCAGAGATTAACCAGCTCAAGGAGGGATTGCAAGTGAACGGTGTGGGAGAAGCACTTGTGAAGTACCCTGAACTAATGAGGCCTCTATTTGTGCACAATAACACACAAGTTCTGACTGCTG AGACCATGAAGGCCATGTTCAAAATCACCCACTTTTCACCTAAGGGCTCAAATGATCTTGCTAAAGAAGAGGCTACTTACATGCTGTTTGTAGATTTTCTGTACGATTGTGAATGTGTTGAAG GTGACTCGGAGGATTCTGTCAGTCTTAAGACCATTCTTTCTTTTACTACTGGTTCAGAGTCTGTTCCACCGATGGGATTTGATAACTCTTTGGGTCTGAGATTTAACGATACCAATGTGTTTCCCACGTCGTCCACTTGTGCGTTGGAGCTAACCCTGCCCTCCAAGTATTATAACAATCCAGAGGAGTTTAAAAAGAAATGGTATATGGTATGA